A stretch of Gasterosteus aculeatus chromosome 4, fGasAcu3.hap1.1, whole genome shotgun sequence DNA encodes these proteins:
- the dcps gene encoding m7GpppX diphosphatase, which produces MADTAAKREIHGVGTEESPQKVKRAKADNENGGGGVGNDPESENILSEFKTSSVLSDSAREKNIFIHGKLADREAVVILEKTPIREDSLDELFMGSKLSLEMRNDIYSTYRLQAPPQLNEIKATVVCPATEKHVKKYQRQESFLVEETGEDYQSITLPYIQKQSFSVQWVHNILEKKAEAEKIVYEDPEPEVGFVLLPDFKWDQKQVDDLYLIAIARQRDIRSLRDLTAEHLPLLQNIFQRGKEAILQRYKLPASKLRVYLHYQPSYYHLHVHFTKLGYEAPGCGVERAHLLADVIQNLQSDSRFYKSRTLYFPLRADDGLLGRFREAGRL; this is translated from the exons ATGGCTGACACCGCAGCTAAACGTGAAATCCACGGCGTCGGAACCGAGGAATCGCCTCAGAAAGTCAAGAGAGCGAAAGCTGACAATGAGAATGGTGGCGGAGGAGTTGGAAATGATCCTGAATCCGAAAATATTCTGTCAGAGTTTAAAACGTCCTCCGTTTTGAGCGATTCTGCCCGGGAGAAAAACATCTTTATCCACGGAAAG CTGGCCGATCGGGAGGCCGTGGTCATCCTGGAGAAGACGCCCATCAGAGAGGACAGCCTGGATGAGCTCTTCATGGGCTCCAAGCTCTCGCTGGAGATGAGGAACGACATCTACAGCACATATCGGTTGCAGGCTCCTCCGCAACTCAACG AGATCAAGGCCACAGTCGTGTGTCCGGCCACAGAGAAGCATGTAAAGAAATACCAGCGACAGGAGAGTTTCCTGGTGGAGGAGACGGGAGAGGACTATCAGTCCATCACTCTGCCCTACATTCAAAAGCAGAGCTTCAGCGTGCAG TGGGTCCACAACATCCTGGAGAAAAAGGCAGAAGCTGAGAAGATTGTCTATGAAGATCCAGAACCTGAAGTTGGGTTTGTCCTCCTCCCAGATTTTAAATGGGACCAGAAACAG GTTGATGATTTATACCTGATCGCCATAGCACGCCAGAGAGACATCAGGAGCCTCCGAGACCTGACGGCGGAGCATCTACCGCTGCTGCAGAACATCTTTCAGAGAGgaaag GAGGCCATCCTGCAGCGCTACAAGCTTCCAGCCAGTAAGCTGAGAGTCTACCTGCACTACCAGCCGTCCTACTACCACCTGCACGTGCACTTCACTAAGCTGGGCTACGAGGCGCCGGGCTGCGGCGTGGAGCGAGCCCACCTCCTGGCCGACGTCATCCAGAACCTCCAGTCCGACTCCCGGTTCTACAAGAGCCGGACGCTGTACTTCCCCCTGAGGGCAGACGACGGGCTGCTGGGCCGGTTTAGGGAGGCGGGCAGGCTGTGA
- the ids gene encoding iduronate 2-sulfatase has product MYSCFGIWLLLLVLHTRTLAVVAWRERRNVLFIMADDLRTSLGCYGDAVAKTPNIDQLASRSQVFLNAFAQQAVCAPSRTSMLTSRRPDTIRLYDFNSYWRTHSGNYTTLPQYFKSRGYHTMSVGKVFHPGIASNHSDDFPYSWSAPAYHPPSFRYEKEKMCKGEDGKLHANLLCAVNVAEQPGGTLPDMESTDEAVRLLKSRADDDTPFFLAVGFHKPHIPFRIPQEYLSLYPIGEMTLAPDPDVPTLLPPVAYNPWADVRRRDDVQKLNISFPYGPIPKDFQLRIRQHYYAAVSYVDAQVGRLLGALDGLGLADSTVVVLCSDHGWSLGEHGEWAKYSNFDVATRVPLIFYVPSVTSWSTWLQDSTFPFIDVVTQPQLRFENNKVTRNVVELVDVFPTLSHLAGLEAPKRCPDISFQEELCTEGDNMASALRHQERKQNEEAISFSQYPRPADTPQVNSDLPDLEDIKIMGYSLRSWDYRYTLWLGFNPKTFQVNVSDVHAGELYMLADDPGQDKNIYSVFDHSLMMAKMTSLPRTASVQMRMRLQLLYLSAGRKTSRGKA; this is encoded by the exons ATGTACAGCTGTTTCGGCATCTGGCTTCTCCTTCTGGTGCTTCACACCCGGACTCTTGCGGTTGTTGCATGGAGAG AGAGGCGAAATGTCCTTTTCATCATGGCCGATGATTTGCGGACGTCATTGGGCTGCTACGGAGACGCTGTGGCCAAAACCCCAAACATCGACCAACTGGCATCCAGAAGCCAGGTTTTCCTTAATGCATTCGCGCAG CAAGCCGTGTGCGCTCCCAGTCGCACGTCCATGTTGACCAGTCGCAGACCGGACACCATCAGGCTCTACGACTTCAACTCCTACTGGAGGACCCATTCTGGGAACTACACCACGCTGCCACAGTACTTCAAATCCAGAGGGTACCACACCATGTCTGTGGGCAAGGTATTCCATCCAG gtATTGCCTCAAACCACTCTGACGACTTCCCCTACAGCTGGTCCGCCCCCGCCTACCACCCACCCTCATTTAGATACGAGAAAGAAAAG atGTGTAAAGGAGAGGATGGAAAGCTCCACGCCAACCTGCTGTGTGCGGTGAATGTGGCGGAGCAGCCCGGGGGAACCCTCCCCGACATGGAGAGCACGGACGAGGCCGTGAGGTTACTGAAGAGTCGGGCTGACGACGACACTCCTTTCTTCTTGGCTGTGGGCTTCCACAAACCGCACATTCCCTTCAGGATACCTCAG GAGTACCTGAGTCTATATCCCATTGGTGAAATGACTCTGGCCCCGGACCCTGATGTCCCCACACTGCTTCCACCCGTGGCCTACAACCCCTGGGCGGAcgtgaggaggagagacgatGTCCAAAAGCTCAACATCAGCTTCCCCTACGGGCCGATCCCCAAAGACTTCCAG CTGCGTATCCGTCAGCACTACTACGCCGCCGTGTCCTACGTGGACGCTCAGGTCGGGCGGCTGCTCGGTGCCCTGGACGGGCTGGGGCTGGCGGACAGCACCGTGGTGGTGTTGTGCTCGGACCACG GGTGGTCCTTGGGAGAACACGGCGAATGGGCTAAATATTCCAATTTTGACGTCGCAACGCGTGTCCCCCTCATTTTCTACGTTCCTTCGGTCACCAGCTGGAGCACTTGGCTGCAAGATTCTACTTTTCCCTTTATTGATGTGGTCACCCAGCCACAGCTCCGCTTTGAGA aCAACAAGGTTACAAGAAAcgtggtggagctggtggacgTTTTTCCGACGCTCTCCCACCTGGCTGGCCTCGAAGCACCCAAACGCTGTCCTGACATCTCCTTCCAG GAGGAGTTGTGTACAGAAGGAGACAACATGGCCTCCGCCTTGCGGCACCAGGAACGAAAGCAGAACGAGGAAGCCATCTCTTTTAGCCAGTACCCTCGACCCGCCGATACACCGCAG GTGAACTCTGACCTCCCCGACCTCGAAGACATCAAGATCATGGGCTACTCTCTGCGCTCCTGGGACTATAGATACACCCTCTGGCTGGGCTTCAACCCGAAAACATTTCAG GTGAACGTGTCGGATGTCCATGCTGGGGAGCTTTACATGTTGGCGGACGACCCCGGTCAGGACAAGAACATCTACAGTGTCTTTGACCACAGCCTGATGATGGCAAAGATGACGAGTCTGCCTCGG ACTGCGAGTGTGCAGATGCGAATGAGGCTGCAGCTCCTCTACCTCTCAGCGGGGAGGAAGACGAGTCGAGGGAAGGCGTGA